ACAAAACTATTCTAGTTGCCAGACCTTTTGatccttaccccccccccccatctcttatCTATACTTCCTATCAACAGACAATCCCTCATTACTTCTCCTGGACTGGAAAGTGTTCCTTTTCTCTAGTCTTTGCCCTTTCCACCCTGTTCTCTATATGGTTGACTTCTTTTCCTAAAAGTACAAGTCAGACCATCTTACTCCACTGTTCAAAAAGTCCAGTGCTATTAGACCTAGGATCAAAAACTCCTCTGGTATTTATGCCCAGTCCACCTTTCTGGGATTATTCCACATTATTCTCCTCCCAGCCCAACCAATCTGTATATTCTTCCCCACATGGGGAATTCTCTGCTCTGTGCCTTTGCTTCTCCTAGTTGGCTGGGCTCACTCTGATCTCTCAGAATCCTCATACTTCAATGAAGGGCCACCACCTCCTACAAGGCCATCCCTGAAATCCTTATGTATTGCATCTGTGCTTCCCCTTAAAGAGCAGAAGaggctctttccctttctctttataACCCCAGCACAAAGCACACTGCCTTGCAGGGAGTAGGCCTTCTTAATGCTTACCAACAGATTCATCTTTACACACTTCCACTTTGGCCTTAACTTGTCCTAAGGCTCCTTGGGCTGTGTCTCCTCCGAGAGGTTCTTTCTCATCAAGGGATCCAGAGTCCACAGCTGTAGAGTCTGGCTCCTCAGTCTGGCTGTCCAACTCTGAAGCTTTCTCCATGGACTTGATGGGAGAAGCATCCCCAATCGGGGTGATGTCATTGCTGAGTTCTCTTTCCTcattgtccttcattttcttatAATGTAGGCAAGGAATGCTGCTCAGGGGAGGATCATGTTTCTGGATAGACAGTAAAACAGCAATGCTTTGTGAATTTCAGTACACAATTTTGAATAATCTGATTTTTCTTATTGCACTCTGGTTAGCTACAAACAAAAATCTTCCAAGACATGCAATTCTAAGTTTAAGCATTTACAGAACTCTTATAAAAACTAATCAAAGTGATTTCAGTCTTTCTAAACATggttaaaatttaattcttacattacCAATGACCAACAAACCCCCTACCCTTATGCTTCCTGTTCCTAAGAAGTATGGTCTGGACCAGGTAACAACTCTAGATTCTCTATGCAGATAGACAGGAATTCCAGAGTTATGGAATGTCATGATCCATCCATCAGGTAATGGTTCTGTAGGCGGACGGCCACGGCCTTtataaaaagacaagaaaatccTGAAATTACTTGAAGCTTTTGCTGCCTTAAGAAAATgttcattcaataaattccaataatTTCtggtaaaaagaaatttaaaatttttgtatagaTTCAACAATGCCCCCCCCCCCGTCTTAACCAACTACAAACATATGCTTATTTATTACAACAATGGCTCTTCATGTTCCAAGTGCTCTTATTTTCAACAACCTGGTAACCCAGTTAAATGATCCAAACATTTTTTCACTGATGAGGAATCCAAGgctcagagagggagggaaggtcTCAGGGTTCCTGACCAGTAAGTATAAAACTGGCCCTCAAATCTTCTGACTACAATCTTAGCATTTTTTTGGTTTACTCCCCAGCTCCTTGCTTCAGTGCAAACTCCCCCAACCAGATTTATATAGCTGGGAAATGCTAAATGCTATTGTTCTAAATCATAATGGTTTTCATTCAAATGCTTCTTCTGGTGACACACACTATTTCCTTACTCTTAAAGGgtaaaatgaaatcaataatttaCTGTTactattttccctcattttacaatttacaaaattTTAGTTCAAATGACTGATTTATAAAgaccaagaagaacaaaaaatttAGTATGTTTCTTTGCCAACAATTTTTTGGGCAATCAAAAATAAGGTGGTATTCAAGATCCTCCCAGCTGCTTTCTGCCTAAGAACCACTGGTAGATGAGGTTCCTAGATAAAGCATCAATGAGGTCAAGCTTTCCCTAAAACTTGCTTTAAGGGGATCCTTTACTACTCTTAAGGATCAGTGATTTCATTAGTGAAGACATCCCTCTTACTTACTACCCAGATGACAACCCTCCGAAGCCTTGTTAAAGAGTTGAAGGAGTAGTAGTAACCACTCAACTTCATCACTTGGATCCTCCTTAGGACAACAAAATCTAGACCTGAAATCTAAGCTTTTCCAGTTTGGCCAGACCTGATGGAATCTATGTTCCACTAGCAGAGCCAAGTATATGACTAGAAgcacaaaaaatatttcaaacctCCAAAGAAAACTAACTTCAGCTTAAGTGTCGTTCTGATGATCTTCAGAACTAAGACTATAGTAACTTAGTGGGGAGCAAAGCCcttagaaacaaaaagaatagaAGCTGCCTTTTCGGCATTTTATGTCTCATGTGCCAAGATACCGATGTGTTTAAGAAATAAGGTCAGAAAGCCTAGGATTGGGTAGGCAAGACACTGAGGGTCATCTGCCTCTCTATATGGCTAATGAGGGAAAGGGTCTTGCTTTCTAGTACCATCCCCTAACTGGGGCCAAAAGATGAGAGAATGGTTATGTGGATGGGGCAGCTGGCATTGAGGTCACAGGCTAAATTGGAGGCAGTTAGAACCAGAACCCCAAGGCCCACAGGCTGGATTCATCTCTCCCCATACCTGTCAGCTGACAACCCCACATTACTGCATCCTCCTCAACCTTTACCTCCTTTTAGGGGATGTGAGGAACCTTTTTTCTGGATCCATTTGCCATCCCCAGGCTGTAACCCATACTTTGACAGCTGCTCTCAAGACCTCGTAAAAGCAAGGAAAGGGTATTTAATGAAGTCTCCTTGCTGAGTCAGCATCCCagttagaggggaaaaaaaccatgcTTCTTCCAAGGCCTTTGTAGAAGGAGCTTCCAGCAGCTCCTCAAAGGTGGAGTTTACTCTCTCGAGTTAAGGTGGTAGATCACTTCAGGTCTATCTCTGCATTGTGGGACTTGACAGAAAAAGCAGTTGCAATGATACAATCTTGCTTTTCTGCCACAAGCCCTAAATAACAGGGCTCCTCTTGGCCTTGGATTTCCTCGTCTGCAAagtgagttggactagatgggcgTAGAGGTTTCAGAATCTGTGATGGTCATTCCAACCTAGCTGGaacttcattttagaaataaaaatattcttggcCTATACATAATATAGTAAAAGCACACTAAAATCACAATCCCATCAGTATGTCTAATTATGGCCACTTGTGTATTCAGAAGACGTATTTGAAACTTCAGAAGCATCTTACTTTTAAGGACGGTCTTTATTTTGGTCATCATTGGCTGCACAGTTGTTTCTCCATCAGAGAGATGATCACTCTCTCCTCcatatttttcctcaatttttctctttttgggaGCACAAAGGCCCTCTTCTAGGAGTGCATCCACATCATTGTCAAAATCATCCTGAAAAACACTCTTATCAATCAGACACTCTATCCCAGAGCTACTGTGTCCTCAAGAACAGATACTATTGACTATTCCATTGGCGAATGTAACATCATTGATAAAAAGACCAtgggaaaataagaggaaaaaaagatggatAGAGCTTTCAAATGTGGTTGCTGCATCTCCATTTAATAGTTCAAGATCATCTGAAAGACAAATTCAATGTAATCTTTCACTTCACACTCAAGCCCCAGGTCAATTAAACACACCACAAATGCAGAGTCCACAGGAGCACCTTCGGAAATGGTTATTTGTTTCAACTggtccaaaaaaggaaaaatgattagtgacaattttttttctgagagttgAGAAAACTTAATCCTTCCTAATTCTCTCTTTACCAAAACAAAATCATTCCACCATGCAAGGTAGGAAAAGCTGACTTCTTTTGAAGTATTGGCTTCTAAGACACTGCAAGACTAAGAAGatttttttcagatttctctAAGAGCCCAAAAAGTCATTGGACATACCTCATAGGAGAAATTCAAGGTGTCTTCATCCACTTTATCTCGTTGAGAAATTGCTTTAGCTGTGAACCCTcctgtttcttcctctatttccatattgtcagTAAAATCTTCTAACTCATCCAGTACTGCATACTCCACTCTCTTTTCCTGATCAATCTCGTTTTCTTCATCCCTCTTGTCTACACTTTCACCCACTACTCCTACTATGTTCCCATGACTACCATCAAAAGGACACACATGGAAATCTCCTTTGACATCATTTATACTAAAAGCTGCCTCAGCCTTATCGTCTAGTTCAGCTCCAGTATAAAGAACCTTTCTGTCTTTGCTTTTGCAGCTTTCAGTGAAGCTGACACTAATCTTAACATCCTTAAGCAACCTAAGATCAGGGATGAATTTTCGAACTAACGGGGCATGGCGAGCTGTTCTTGGGCTTAGGTCACAGTTGTCTGGGTCTATGCAGAGGCGGCTTTTGTAGGGAGCAGATCCTTTGGTGAGGAGCTGGGGTCCGAAGTGGGCGTACATGTCCCCAGCAGGAGGGGTATCTGACTGTCCAGCACCACCAGAGCCAACGTCCATTACGTCTGCGTCACTGGACGTTTGCAGGGGAGGTGGTGGAGGCTCTTCGCTAGGAGGCAGTGGCGGGAGATAAAGGTGGTTCTCCACAATCAATTCTCTTGTCAACTCTTGTTGAAGAGGACCTATGCTTTCCAATGTCTCCATTATCTTAAATACTATTAAAACAACCACTTTAAAAGACCAAAAACTTAAGTTATATCAATCTATTCTCCTAACATGCAAAAATCCATCAAGTTAAATGTCTCGGGTTTTAGTCAATAGGCAACACCGATGACTTAGCTAAGCTGACTACATTGTTCTTTTCATTAATGTAGACAGCTTTTAGAATCACTGTCTCAATTATTGGAAATCACAATGCATTCAGCTTAAACAGCTGAAGACTTAAGTGGAGGGAGCAGCTCTTCAATCCataagttccttttcttctttcaacctgcaaagaaattgttaaaaaaaagaggtcacATATTTGCTGAAATCTCTTTTTACTTAACAAAAGGATTCCATACAATCAACAACTGAAATGGGAACAATGTGGGTTTGCTGGTAACAATTACTTGTATTTTAACTTCTTCACCATCCAAGTCATTTTTAAAGGAACCAACAAAACAGCTTCATGTACACGGTTCTTTTCTGGGTATATGGACATGACATGCTCATAGCATTTGGTGCTAgttttaagttcagaattttttaaaaaaccatccccttttctttctccagaacAAAGACTACAGCAAAGGTCAAAAGTtacaattactttttttcttactCACAAGGCACAGAATTGATTTATACTAGGCTGGTTCTAGGACATCTTAGAATactttagagaaggaaagagaaaacaaatcatTAAAACACTCCAGTAGTATAATGCAAATATTAGCAGAACAGTTTAAAAGTCATAATTCACATTTCCCTGAGATAACACAACAAAATAATTTGAGGTAAAATTCATTCTTTCCCGGTTAAGACAAATGTGGGGTTCGCTTTATTGACAAGCCCTCAGTTTTAAGTAATGCACACTGATAGGCTTATTAAGTCTTTCTTGACTCATCAAGATGCTAGTTACTAATCATATTCGAGGACTTAAAAATTTATACATGATAACTATTTTGCTCCTGAATATATAATGCCCAACCTGGCATTTAAACCAAATTACTTGTATTGCTATCTTAAACTATAACTCAATTGATCATTGTCTCTGGTACCAGACTGAAAGCTTCTTGAAGGAAGGAGACACATTGACCAAGTTGATTTTAATATAGGTCTCAAAATGAGCTCTCCTACAGAGGAAAATAGTCATACAGAAAAATAACCCCAGACCCACACCAAAAGGGCTCACTGGTTCCCAAATGATGGCCCTAGGGGATGGCCAGACATTCCCAGGGCTTTTGGGCCCAGGATCCCAAACTATCTCCAGCAGGGTATCCTCTACAGAAATAAGTTCAGAAGAGAAGTGAGTTTGAATTGTTTTGTTAATGCTGAGTAGGAGATGGCTACTgtcactgtgaattttaaaatctccatcttggtctagcacccaaaattgtgcacacctacactacatgggcatgtgctagtcaatgacaaatcagaaataactaactgcccacctgggctgtcctaagccaagcttgagccaccattggcacgtgtgaggcacaggaagtgacagagagcagcctctggaattcgctcacttcctgtagatagggctAGACGGCAGTTTGTGTTAGAAGCTTGAAGagagaggaggcccacagacagcttcccttcagattggtcatgtgagtgaaggactgattccttccacgttggccctttgggcctaaactccctctgccttggtcagaggttgagtagcccctttcccttttctcctctctccttctctccctctccttttccctactcccattgtgattaaacctccataaactccattctgacttgagcatttcattttaggaatttcataagtaaattccttggcggccattgttcaatattataataatcttaaaaggtgaaattttcaccacaacatcACCCAGAAGGAAATATCCAATAGGCAAATGGGGATTTGGGACAGGAGATGAACTGGGGATGGGTATCCAAATCTAGGCCATTTGCAAAGAGATGACTGAACCATGCACAGGAGCTGCAGAGACCACCAAGccagaaattataaaaagaaataatctaggAGAGAGCTTTAAGGGACACTGGAGGTATGACAAGGATGCAGACTGAACAAAATGACAGGTGCCCTGTCTCATGAACACCTAGCAGGAACCAGAAAGAGTAGGCAGTCAAGAGAAGAATGTAGATGCAGAGGAAAAAAGCCAACCTATGTAAATCACAGGTTTTTCCAAGTTATAGATGGTCAAAAGATAAAACAAGAAATTCTCATGtgaagaaatgctccaaatcattactgattaagagaaaaacaaattaaaacaatcctaaggtaccacctcacacctatcaggttaataaggaaggaaaatgaaaattataaatgttggaggggatatggaaaaatttggGGACATGAAAGCACTGTCAGTGAAactgaactgatacaactattccAGAGAACAacatggaactatgcccaaaggactgaAAACCGTTGACCCAGCAACAGCACTACTGGGGATGTATTCCAAAAAAGAGCAGAGTTAAAGGAAAAGGatccaattgtacaaaaattctaGAAGCTTtctgtaatggcaaagaattagaaactggagGGTGGGGTGTCCATCAGTTGTAGAATGGCCAAAAGTTGtagtatatgtttgtaatggaatgctattgtgtctCAGGACGAGTTCAGAATAACCTggaaaagacttctatgaactgatgcaaagttaacagaaccaggaaaccaGGGTATGAAATAACAGAAATGATGGTCAACTATAAGAGCCTTAAAACTATTATCAGCGAAAACAAGGCCCCAAGGTAACCCAAGGAACTCATAAAAAAATACTCTCCCCACTGctgaaggaactgttggagtctgctGATCAAAGAATGCcaatccttcactttatttccttcgtaAGATTTTCGTGgcataagcaatatggaaatatgtatattatactaCTTGTAGCCAGGGAAGGGGTGGAGATATGGATCATAAAATATCAGTAAACCACTGTCAAAAATTTCTTCTACATACaattgaaaagaaatagaaaagacatTACAGGTAACTTGTGGAAAAAGTAGTTACACTTAAGTGATAAGGTGGGAAGCCACAACACAGCAAAATGTTGGAAAGAGTGGAGGGAGTTTAGATAAAATGGATAGAACAGGAGATGTCAGGATAACTACAGTCTCATTAGCACCATATCTAATGAGCCAGAATAAACCATTCACAGAATGAGAACAGAGAAGCTGTAACACAATTGTGTGTACACAACTCAGCTCTACACTGATTATAGTGGCTGGGCCAGGCCAGGCTCCTAAAAAAAGAGGAACACAAGAACAATAGATTTCTCTTCACACAAGTGGAATTAGGGAATACAGGGTTTAGAGTCAGAGCATCTATAAAATTTAGAACTAAGAGACTTCAGAAATGGTCTAGCCTTTTATAActtgggaaact
This sequence is a window from Monodelphis domestica isolate mMonDom1 chromosome 3, mMonDom1.pri, whole genome shotgun sequence. Protein-coding genes within it:
- the DGCR8 gene encoding microprocessor complex subunit DGCR8 isoform X2 gives rise to the protein METLESIGPLQQELTRELIVENHLYLPPLPPSEEPPPPPLQTSSDADVMDVGSGGAGQSDTPPAGDMYAHFGPQLLTKGSAPYKSRLCIDPDNCDLSPRTARHAPLVRKFIPDLRLLKDVKISVSFTESCKSKDRKVLYTGAELDDKAEAAFSINDVKGDFHVCPFDGSHGNIVGVVGESVDKRDEENEIDQEKRVEYAVLDELEDFTDNMEIEEETGGFTAKAISQRDKVDEDTLNFSYEDDFDNDVDALLEEGLCAPKKRKIEEKYGGESDHLSDGETTVQPMMTKIKTVLKSRGRPPTEPLPDGWIMTFHNSGIPVYLHRESRVVTWSRPYFLGTGSIRKHDPPLSSIPCLHYKKMKDNEERELSNDITPIGDASPIKSMEKASELDSQTEEPDSTAVDSGSLDEKEPLGGDTAQGALGQVKAKVEVCKDESVDLEDFRNYLEKRFDFEQVTVKKFRTWAERRQFNREMKRKQAESERPILPANQKLITLSVHDAPTKKEFVINPNGKSEVCILHEYMQRVLKVRPVYTFFECENPSEPFGASVTIDGVTYGAGTASSKKLAKNKAARATLEILIPDFVKQTSDEKPKDSEELEYFNHISIEDSRVYELTSKAGLLSPYQILHECLKRNHGMGDTTIKFEVIPGKNQKSEYVMTCGKHTVRGWCKNKRVGKQLASQKILQLLHPHVKNWGSLLRMYGRESNKMVKQEMSDKSVIELQQYAKKNKPNLHILNKLQEEMKKLAQEREETRKKPKMTIVESAQPGSEPLCTVDV
- the DGCR8 gene encoding microprocessor complex subunit DGCR8 isoform X1, producing METLESIGPLQQELTRELIVENHLYLPPLPPSEEPPPPPLQTSSDADVMDVGSGGAGQSDTPPAGDMYAHFGPQLLTKGSAPYKSRLCIDPDNCDLSPRTARHAPLVRKFIPDLRLLKDVKISVSFTESCKSKDRKVLYTGAELDDKAEAAFSINDVKGDFHVCPFDGSHGNIVGVVGESVDKRDEENEIDQEKRVEYAVLDELEDFTDNMEIEEETGGFTAKAISQRDKVDEDTLNFSYEDDFDNDVDALLEEGLCAPKKRKIEEKYGGESDHLSDGETTVQPMMTKIKTVLKSRGRPPTEPLPDGWIMTFHNSGIPVYLHRESRVVTWSRPYFLGTGSIRKHDPPLSSIPCLHYKKMKDNEERELSNDITPIGDASPIKSMEKASELDSQTEEPDSTAVDSGSLDEKEPLGGDTAQGALGQVKAKVEVCKDESVDLEDFRNYLEKRFDFEQVTVKKFRTWAERRQFNREMKRKQAESERPILPANQKLITLSVHDAPTKKEFVINPNGKSEVCILHEYMQRVLKVRPVYTFFECARATLEILIPDFVKQTSDEKPKDSEELEYFNHISIEDSRVYELTSKAGLLSPYQILHECLKRNHGMGDTTIKFEVIPGKNQKSEYVMTCGKHTVRGWCKNKRVGKQLASQKILQLLHPHVKNWGSLLRMYGRESNKMVKQEMSDKSVIELQQYAKKNKPNLHILNKLQEEMKKLAQEREETRKKPKMTIVESAQPGSEPLCTVDV